Proteins from a single region of Methanocorpusculum sp.:
- the hmgA gene encoding hydroxymethylglutaryl-CoA reductase (NADPH) yields the protein MDEYLAKIRSGDLKLYALEKSMPADDAVSLRRKYIEEETGADLSAVGTYTIPIDRVVTRNIENMIGCVQIPLGVAGPISVKGEYANGNYWLPLATTEGALVASINRGCGAITKAGGAEVRILRDGMTRAPVFSAKSVAHAAEVARWAEDNLLLLKVAAEETTNHGELIGLTTYTAGTSVFIRFEFDTKDAMGMNMVTIASEAAAHLIEEETKAKLIAVSGNMCCDKKPSAINIIEGRGKTISAGVFLSDELVSTIFKTNSATLADVNTRKNLTGSARAASLGFNAHAANVIAAMFIACGQDPAHVVEGSNAITTVDMVEGGVYVSVTLPSLQVGTIGGGTSIATQNASLAMLGVAGGAENPGDNAKAFAEIVAAGVLAGELSLLGALGAQHLGKAHRELGRGEK from the coding sequence ATGGATGAGTATCTCGCAAAGATCCGTTCCGGGGATCTGAAACTTTACGCGTTGGAAAAGAGTATGCCGGCAGATGATGCCGTATCTCTTCGCCGTAAATATATCGAAGAAGAGACCGGCGCGGATCTTTCCGCTGTCGGGACCTATACGATACCCATTGATCGCGTTGTAACCCGAAATATCGAGAATATGATCGGCTGTGTTCAGATCCCGCTTGGAGTGGCCGGACCTATATCTGTCAAGGGCGAGTATGCGAATGGAAATTACTGGCTCCCGCTTGCGACGACCGAAGGTGCTCTTGTCGCCTCGATCAATAGAGGGTGCGGAGCTATCACCAAAGCAGGAGGTGCAGAGGTACGTATTCTCAGAGATGGAATGACGCGTGCTCCCGTTTTTTCGGCTAAGAGCGTGGCCCACGCAGCCGAGGTCGCTCGATGGGCCGAAGACAATCTCCTTCTTTTGAAAGTCGCCGCCGAAGAAACCACAAACCACGGCGAACTGATAGGACTTACTACGTATACGGCAGGTACGAGCGTTTTTATCCGTTTTGAGTTCGACACGAAGGATGCAATGGGCATGAACATGGTTACTATTGCCTCTGAAGCTGCGGCTCACCTGATTGAGGAAGAGACGAAGGCAAAACTTATCGCCGTTTCCGGAAACATGTGCTGCGACAAAAAACCCTCGGCGATCAACATCATTGAGGGTCGGGGAAAGACGATCTCTGCCGGGGTTTTTCTCTCGGATGAACTTGTATCCACGATTTTTAAGACCAACTCAGCTACCCTTGCCGATGTCAATACCCGGAAAAATCTGACTGGATCTGCCCGTGCTGCCTCTTTGGGATTCAATGCTCATGCTGCGAATGTTATCGCCGCCATGTTCATCGCCTGCGGTCAGGACCCGGCCCACGTGGTCGAGGGAAGTAATGCGATCACGACCGTGGATATGGTCGAAGGTGGAGTATATGTTTCGGTTACACTCCCCTCTCTTCAGGTTGGAACAATTGGGGGGGGGACCAGTATCGCTACTCAGAATGCAAGTCTTGCCATGCTCGGCGTGGCCGGCGGAGCGGAAAATCCGGGAGATAATGCGAAAGCATTTGCCGAAATCGTGGCAGCCGGTGTTCTTGCAGGTGAGTTATCACTGCTTGGAGCACTTGGCGCCCAGCATCTCGGTAAAGCCCACAGGGAACTTGGAAGGGGAGAAAAGTAA
- the thiE gene encoding thiamine phosphate synthase, with product MKYDLYVVTDEELSNGHSHAEIAKLATKGGADIIQLRDKKMDSASLFAEAVKIREITKDKALFIVNDRVDIALTSKADGVHLGQSDLPVEVVRRLVPDDFIIGISISSVEEALIGVRDGADYVAVSPVFSTISKPDAGEGCGLACISAVRKAVPKEIPVVGIGGINSENLCEVITAGLDGICVISAVVSAPDIKKAAEDLREKIRNVKNE from the coding sequence ATGAAGTATGATCTCTATGTGGTAACCGACGAGGAACTCTCAAACGGCCATTCCCATGCAGAGATAGCAAAGCTCGCAACCAAAGGAGGGGCAGACATTATTCAGCTCCGCGATAAGAAGATGGACTCGGCATCTCTCTTTGCCGAAGCAGTGAAGATTCGCGAGATCACGAAAGACAAAGCCCTTTTCATAGTAAATGACCGGGTCGATATTGCTCTCACGTCGAAAGCGGATGGAGTTCACCTGGGTCAGAGCGACCTGCCGGTAGAAGTCGTAAGACGCCTTGTTCCAGATGATTTCATCATCGGCATCTCCATCAGTTCTGTCGAAGAGGCATTAATAGGGGTCCGGGACGGAGCGGATTATGTGGCAGTAAGTCCGGTTTTTTCGACCATCTCAAAACCAGACGCCGGTGAAGGCTGCGGACTTGCCTGTATCTCTGCAGTAAGAAAGGCTGTCCCAAAAGAGATCCCCGTGGTCGGTATTGGAGGCATCAACAGTGAAAATCTCTGCGAGGTCATCACGGCAGGTTTAGACGGGATCTGTGTCATCTCCGCAGTGGTAAGTGCCCCCGATATAAAAAAAGCCGCGGAAGATCTGCGTGAAAAGATCCGGAACGTAAAAAATGAGTGA
- the thiM gene encoding hydroxyethylthiazole kinase, which produces MQKYAHILDLVRERNPLVHQITNYVTVNDCANMTICFGASPVMSHAPEDVVDMIKIASVLVLNIGTLDEKQIEGMLTAANGAKKYGIPIVLDPVGAGATPYRTQTAERFMNEFPISVVKGNAGEIGTLAGVSATVRGVDSGNISGEPKEIARSFAKEYGCTVVMSGAEDIVSDGKRVVGIVNGVPMMGKISGTGCMASAVCGACTAVSNPADGCIAAMTALGIAGEEAAKTAKGPGSFKPAFFDAVASLTNEQFIKSARISEYQ; this is translated from the coding sequence ATGCAGAAATACGCTCACATTCTGGACCTTGTCAGAGAGAGGAATCCCCTTGTGCATCAGATCACCAATTACGTTACGGTAAATGATTGCGCAAATATGACAATCTGTTTCGGGGCATCCCCAGTGATGTCGCACGCACCTGAGGATGTAGTAGATATGATAAAAATAGCGAGCGTTCTCGTGCTGAATATCGGAACTCTTGACGAAAAACAGATAGAAGGAATGCTTACTGCAGCAAACGGAGCAAAAAAATACGGTATTCCCATCGTTCTTGATCCCGTAGGAGCAGGGGCGACCCCATACCGCACACAAACCGCGGAGAGGTTTATGAACGAATTTCCCATCTCCGTCGTGAAAGGGAACGCAGGAGAGATCGGGACCCTCGCCGGCGTCTCGGCAACAGTGCGGGGAGTGGACTCCGGGAATATATCAGGAGAGCCGAAGGAAATCGCACGCAGTTTCGCAAAAGAATATGGATGTACTGTCGTTATGAGCGGAGCAGAGGATATCGTAAGTGACGGAAAACGTGTCGTCGGCATTGTAAACGGCGTGCCAATGATGGGGAAAATCTCCGGGACCGGTTGTATGGCGAGCGCAGTCTGCGGCGCCTGCACTGCAGTTTCGAACCCGGCAGACGGCTGCATCGCCGCGATGACTGCGCTCGGCATCGCCGGCGAAGAAGCGGCAAAAACTGCAAAAGGTCCGGGATCATTTAAGCCGGCATTTTTCGATGCAGTAGCTTCACTTACAAACGAACAGTTTATCAAATCTGCGAGGATCTCTGAGTATCAATGA
- a CDS encoding shikimate kinase, with protein sequence MIGKGVSYGALSVINAISTGKGGAFGIDLKTEATVQLIPEKEFSVEIDGHPTESVSLARFSVEEVLQRYPDAGMNGAVIRTTSNIPISQGLKSSSSAANAIISATTAALGVRIDPLEIGRIGATAAIKAGVSITGAFDDACACQLGGLVFTDNLKRELLLRRPMPAGYTAVIHIPPFQIRKSAFPSEKMREMCEMVSAAYDMAVEGDVFSAMYVNGRCTCEAIGITPEIADKALSCGAVAAGLSGTGPATGILVPTDGLEEFLDRFGREDILIANIRNGV encoded by the coding sequence ATGATCGGGAAAGGCGTGTCCTACGGTGCTCTCTCGGTAATCAATGCGATCTCTACCGGAAAAGGGGGGGCCTTTGGAATCGATCTCAAAACCGAGGCGACCGTCCAGCTCATTCCGGAAAAAGAGTTTTCCGTTGAGATCGACGGTCACCCAACCGAGTCTGTCTCCCTCGCCCGTTTCTCCGTTGAGGAGGTACTTCAGCGGTATCCCGACGCGGGAATGAACGGTGCGGTGATTAGGACCACCTCGAATATTCCCATATCTCAGGGCCTGAAAAGCAGCAGTTCCGCAGCGAATGCTATTATTTCGGCCACCACCGCGGCTCTCGGTGTTCGTATCGATCCGTTGGAGATCGGCAGAATCGGCGCTACGGCCGCAATAAAGGCGGGTGTTAGTATAACCGGGGCATTTGATGATGCCTGCGCCTGTCAGCTCGGCGGTCTTGTATTCACCGACAATCTGAAACGCGAACTTCTGCTCCGCCGCCCGATGCCCGCAGGCTACACGGCCGTGATCCATATCCCGCCGTTCCAGATTCGGAAATCCGCATTTCCGAGCGAGAAGATGCGTGAAATGTGTGAAATGGTTTCAGCCGCTTACGATATGGCGGTCGAAGGAGATGTTTTTTCAGCGATGTATGTAAATGGAAGATGTACCTGTGAAGCGATCGGTATTACTCCGGAGATCGCGGACAAGGCCCTCTCCTGCGGGGCAGTTGCCGCCGGACTTTCCGGAACTGGTCCCGCCACCGGGATCCTTGTTCCAACGGACGGGCTTGAAGAGTTTCTTGACCGGTTCGGACGGGAGGATATCCTTATCGCGAATATCAGGAACGGGGTGTGA
- a CDS encoding 3-dehydroquinate synthase II, protein MTVQLPPILIRADHLPTYDERKAVVASALESGYTHIILKPEDEALSHLGRYTAILADGKNLMYSGERIGILLNLTGAEEMEEAYSLKNAVPNLIISPENWKVIPLENLISRFQNAETSVYICVKTPEEARLAFQTMEVGSDGIVITPDGPADLAAFSGIRNAEYPIVELETAVITRISTLSLGDRVCIDTCSLLEQGEGMLIGSQSSCLFLVCSESFESEYVNSRPFRVNAGAVHSYILCPDGTTKYLSEISSGNELLSRMPDGSLRTVNVGRVKIEVRPMLYIEVNAGGKNYSVVLQNAETIRLGTPLGAVSVSDLSIGDQVYVRLESGGRHFGHTMAETICEK, encoded by the coding sequence ATGACCGTTCAACTACCTCCAATCCTGATCCGTGCCGACCATCTGCCGACCTATGACGAACGAAAAGCCGTCGTCGCCTCAGCTCTGGAATCAGGGTATACCCATATCATCCTGAAACCTGAAGATGAGGCACTGAGCCACCTCGGCAGATATACTGCAATACTAGCCGATGGCAAAAATCTCATGTATTCCGGTGAACGGATAGGGATTCTCCTGAATCTAACTGGTGCTGAGGAGATGGAGGAGGCGTACAGCCTGAAGAATGCCGTTCCAAATCTGATCATCTCCCCCGAAAACTGGAAGGTCATCCCTCTAGAAAATCTCATCTCCAGGTTCCAGAATGCCGAGACGAGTGTATATATTTGCGTGAAGACCCCTGAAGAAGCTCGTCTCGCTTTCCAAACAATGGAGGTGGGCTCTGATGGTATCGTCATCACGCCGGACGGGCCTGCCGACCTCGCCGCATTTTCCGGGATAAGAAATGCTGAATACCCCATAGTCGAGCTGGAAACTGCCGTGATCACCCGGATATCTACCCTTTCTTTAGGGGACCGGGTTTGTATCGATACATGCTCGCTTCTTGAGCAGGGCGAAGGTATGCTGATCGGTTCTCAGTCTTCCTGTCTCTTCCTCGTCTGCTCGGAAAGTTTTGAAAGCGAGTACGTGAACTCGCGTCCTTTCCGGGTGAACGCCGGGGCCGTCCATTCATACATTCTCTGTCCAGACGGTACGACAAAATATCTCTCTGAGATATCCAGCGGGAATGAACTGCTTTCCCGCATGCCTGACGGGAGCCTGCGGACCGTGAATGTCGGCAGAGTCAAAATCGAGGTCCGCCCTATGCTCTATATCGAGGTAAATGCCGGTGGAAAGAATTACTCTGTCGTCCTGCAGAATGCCGAGACCATACGCCTTGGAACGCCCTTGGGAGCGGTTTCCGTCTCTGATCTCTCGATTGGAGATCAGGTCTATGTCAGACTTGAAAGCGGCGGCCGCCACTTCGGACATACGATGGCGGAAACGATCTGCGAAAAATGA
- a CDS encoding 2-amino-3,7-dideoxy-D-threo-hept-6-ulosonate synthase, protein MFGKNIRMERVIDRNSGRAVIVPLDHGISMGPIPGLTDMRDTINKISIGGATAVLMHKGMVPFGHRTSGKDIGLIVHLSAGTGLGTDPNSKVIVTTVEEAITLGADAVSIHINLGADTEPEMICNAGEISRKCQQWGMPLLAMVYPRGKNIKDSFDVDALKTCARVAAELGADIVKTSYTGDIDTFREVVRGAQIPVVIAGGPKMGSDMEMLQMVRDSLDAGGKGVSIGRNIFQHNDIIGITSAVTDIVLRDASVEEAAKHLTR, encoded by the coding sequence ATGTTTGGAAAAAATATCCGTATGGAACGGGTCATAGACCGGAATTCCGGTCGTGCCGTCATTGTACCATTGGATCACGGCATTTCGATGGGGCCAATACCTGGGCTCACCGACATGCGTGACACCATAAATAAAATCTCGATCGGCGGAGCCACGGCCGTTCTCATGCACAAAGGGATGGTCCCCTTCGGGCACAGAACGTCCGGAAAAGATATCGGTTTGATCGTCCATCTTTCCGCCGGGACCGGTCTTGGAACCGATCCCAACTCGAAAGTGATCGTTACGACCGTTGAGGAGGCAATAACGCTTGGAGCGGACGCCGTATCCATTCATATCAATCTGGGAGCCGATACCGAACCCGAAATGATCTGTAATGCAGGTGAGATCTCCCGCAAATGCCAGCAGTGGGGAATGCCGCTCCTTGCGATGGTCTACCCCCGCGGCAAAAACATCAAAGACTCATTTGACGTGGATGCCCTCAAAACCTGCGCCCGGGTGGCCGCTGAACTCGGTGCTGATATCGTAAAAACCAGTTACACTGGAGATATCGATACGTTCCGCGAAGTGGTCCGTGGAGCCCAGATCCCGGTCGTCATCGCCGGGGGTCCGAAGATGGGATCTGATATGGAGATGCTTCAAATGGTTCGTGACTCCCTCGATGCAGGAGGAAAAGGGGTCTCAATCGGAAGAAACATCTTCCAGCACAATGATATCATTGGTATTACCTCGGCCGTCACCGATATCGTGTTAAGGGACGCATCCGTGGAAGAAGCAGCAAAACACCTCACCCGGTGA
- the aroE gene encoding shikimate dehydrogenase has protein sequence MTANCAVIVAKDEEEARILVEEAILKGAQALEFRLDAFSVIPGDLSFLACGIPSVATLRSPLDEERKEIFLRALASGAKYIDIESDSVLRNQFPKEQVICSYHDFEKTPAADEILTIFKDLHSSGIPKAAFMVRGPADLLTVWTAASFLRETESPFILIGMGAAGEITRLRSSDLGSMLNYCALRLELASAPGQITLEESVRVGTNPLITAVIGYPLTHTSSPEIHNAAFKAAKIPGRYVKIPSAPEELHLIPDVIKKYRITGMNVTIPHKESVIPFLNRVDPLAESAGAVNTIRNSPAGLEGYNTDILGIAASLASVDADPKGAEVLIIGAGGAAKAAAAYLKAAGAHLSITNRTHSRAETLARRFGARVVRMGELSPDYTIILNATPAGMSGFENHSPVPNTVFTKDTVVMDMIYDPEITPLLAAAKAAGVRACINGKTMLIEQAAASFTLWTGIIPDRDVMRKAFEARAA, from the coding sequence ATGACTGCGAATTGTGCCGTTATTGTGGCGAAAGATGAAGAGGAAGCGCGGATCCTCGTAGAAGAAGCGATCTTGAAAGGAGCGCAGGCTCTTGAATTCCGGCTTGATGCCTTCTCGGTCATACCGGGAGATCTCTCCTTTCTTGCGTGTGGGATCCCGTCAGTAGCCACACTCAGGTCCCCTTTGGACGAAGAGCGAAAGGAGATTTTCCTCCGTGCTCTCGCGTCGGGTGCGAAGTACATCGACATAGAATCAGATTCGGTCCTGAGAAATCAGTTTCCAAAAGAACAGGTCATCTGTTCGTATCATGACTTTGAAAAAACTCCCGCTGCGGATGAAATCCTCACTATCTTCAAAGATCTCCACTCTTCAGGGATCCCCAAAGCCGCATTCATGGTGAGGGGACCGGCCGATCTGCTTACAGTCTGGACCGCCGCGTCCTTTCTTAGAGAAACGGAATCTCCATTTATCCTCATAGGCATGGGAGCTGCCGGAGAGATCACGCGTCTCCGGTCATCTGATCTTGGTTCAATGCTCAACTACTGTGCTTTAAGACTGGAACTGGCATCAGCTCCGGGTCAGATTACGTTAGAGGAGTCTGTCAGGGTTGGCACCAATCCGCTAATCACTGCTGTAATCGGATACCCCTTGACACACACATCCTCACCTGAAATTCACAACGCAGCATTCAAAGCTGCGAAGATCCCCGGCAGGTATGTGAAGATCCCGTCAGCTCCGGAGGAGCTGCACCTTATCCCGGATGTTATCAAAAAATATCGGATCACCGGCATGAATGTAACCATACCCCATAAAGAATCTGTTATCCCTTTTCTGAATAGGGTCGACCCTCTTGCGGAGTCCGCCGGGGCAGTGAATACTATCCGAAACTCTCCCGCCGGTCTTGAGGGATATAATACCGACATCCTGGGAATCGCCGCGTCGCTTGCTTCGGTGGATGCGGATCCAAAGGGTGCCGAGGTACTCATTATTGGAGCCGGAGGGGCAGCGAAGGCCGCCGCCGCGTATCTCAAAGCTGCCGGAGCTCATCTTTCGATCACTAACAGGACCCATTCCCGGGCAGAAACACTTGCCCGCAGGTTTGGTGCCCGTGTCGTGAGAATGGGGGAGCTATCTCCTGATTACACGATCATTCTCAATGCAACCCCGGCAGGCATGAGCGGGTTTGAGAATCATTCTCCAGTTCCGAATACCGTATTCACCAAGGATACTGTCGTCATGGACATGATTTATGATCCGGAAATTACTCCGCTCCTTGCTGCTGCAAAAGCAGCTGGTGTGCGGGCATGCATCAATGGAAAAACCATGCTGATCGAACAGGCCGCCGCATCATTCACCCTCTGGACGGGGATCATCCCTGACCGGGATGTGATGAGAAAAGCATTCGAAGCGAGGGCGGCATGA